A stretch of DNA from Desulforegula conservatrix Mb1Pa:
CTGTCCGAATATGGGACCGAAGATAAGTGCCAAGACTCATTATTCAGACTTAGATGGCCGCATGGTTTTAGTTGTCCGAATTGCGGCGGTTCGAAATTTTGCGAGCTCAAATCAAGAGATCTGTACCAATGCCACAAGTGTCA
This window harbors:
- a CDS encoding transposase encodes the protein MAKNMIQFQKGKSIHEFLSEYGTEDKCQDSLFRLRWPHGFSCPNCGGSKFCELKSRDLYQCHKC